The following coding sequences are from one Methanosarcina sp. WWM596 window:
- a CDS encoding helix-turn-helix domain-containing protein: MKNCIVYKTMNIVGKRWTIHILLELYKGEKKEKGFNELKRKLGGVTPRILSARMTELESEGLIVKQVDNSTVPAKSEYFLTESGEDFIKVIQGIKKWGSKWKFNNSECDRSVCKYCDL, from the coding sequence ATGAAAAACTGTATCGTCTACAAAACGATGAACATCGTGGGGAAACGCTGGACCATCCATATCTTACTGGAATTATATAAAGGGGAAAAGAAGGAAAAAGGCTTCAACGAGCTAAAACGCAAACTTGGAGGCGTAACCCCTAGAATCCTTTCCGCCCGGATGACAGAACTGGAAAGTGAAGGTCTTATTGTAAAGCAAGTGGACAATTCCACAGTCCCCGCCAAGTCAGAATATTTTCTTACAGAAAGTGGAGAAGACTTCATAAAAGTTATCCAGGGAATCAAAAAATGGGGTTCAAAGTGGAAATTCAATAACAGTGAATGCGACAGGTCTGTTTGTAAATACTGTGACCTCTGA
- a CDS encoding NAD(P)/FAD-dependent oxidoreductase, giving the protein MKSTIPEKNAIIQRDGETYLIAPRTPGGIVDPATLRKIADVAEKYGAATLKMTSEQKMAIVGLKEEDIDAAWADLGMDAGMVAGPFVKGVKFCLGTTYCRKGQQDAVSLGMKLEARYRGKKLPYMMKMAVSGCPSSCSEPVIKDVGVMGTAKGYTLMVGGAAGLKPRLADVVAKGLSEEEVLEAVDRIVEFFKEYGENRKRLGTIIDEIGLEEFKKEVGLWEK; this is encoded by the coding sequence GTGAAAAGTACCATACCTGAAAAGAATGCTATCATCCAGCGCGATGGAGAAACCTATCTAATCGCCCCCAGAACCCCTGGAGGCATTGTTGATCCTGCAACCCTTAGGAAAATTGCGGATGTTGCGGAGAAATACGGGGCTGCAACTCTGAAAATGACCTCTGAACAAAAGATGGCAATCGTAGGCTTAAAAGAAGAAGATATTGACGCCGCCTGGGCAGATCTCGGCATGGACGCCGGGATGGTCGCCGGACCTTTTGTAAAGGGTGTCAAGTTCTGTCTGGGGACAACTTACTGCAGGAAAGGTCAGCAGGATGCCGTAAGCCTCGGGATGAAACTGGAGGCGAGATACAGGGGGAAAAAACTTCCTTACATGATGAAAATGGCTGTTTCCGGCTGCCCGAGTTCCTGCTCCGAACCCGTGATTAAGGACGTAGGGGTGATGGGCACTGCAAAAGGCTACACTCTCATGGTGGGCGGAGCTGCAGGACTGAAACCGAGGCTTGCTGACGTTGTGGCAAAAGGACTCTCCGAAGAAGAAGTCCTGGAAGCTGTTGACAGGATAGTCGAATTTTTCAAAGAATATGGGGAGAACAGGAAAAGGCTAGGAACAATCATAGATGAAATCGGTCTGGAAGAGTTCAAAAAAGAAGTAGGTCTCTGGGAAAAGTAA
- a CDS encoding helix-turn-helix domain-containing protein, translating into MKDCTVYKTMNIIGKRWTIHILLELHKGEKKEKRFNELKRKLGSVTPKILSERLTELEAEGMIMKTVDESTNPPKSEYYLTESGRDFIKIIQGIKRWGLKWKFQNEECEKAICKYCDV; encoded by the coding sequence ATGAAAGACTGCACGGTCTACAAGACGATGAATATTATAGGAAAAAGATGGACCATCCATATCCTTCTTGAGCTGCACAAAGGGGAAAAGAAAGAAAAGCGCTTCAATGAACTGAAAAGAAAACTGGGGTCCGTAACCCCAAAAATCCTTTCGGAAAGGTTAACCGAACTTGAAGCAGAAGGCATGATCATGAAGACTGTTGACGAGTCCACAAATCCCCCAAAATCCGAGTATTACCTTACAGAAAGCGGAAGGGATTTTATAAAGATCATACAGGGGATAAAAAGGTGGGGACTAAAGTGGAAATTCCAGAACGAAGAATGTGAAAAGGCCATCTGCAAGTACTGTGACGTTTAG